One genomic segment of Burkholderiaceae bacterium includes these proteins:
- the rplX gene encoding 50S ribosomal protein L24, with protein MNKIRKGDEVIVIAGRDKGKRGTVSLRVDADRVLVDGINLVKKHAKPNPMKGIQGGIVEKAMPIQQSNVAIYNKASGKADRVGIKTLQDGTRVRVFKSSGEEIKA; from the coding sequence ATGAACAAGATTCGCAAGGGCGATGAGGTGATCGTGATCGCCGGGCGCGACAAGGGCAAGCGCGGCACGGTGTCGCTGCGCGTGGACGCCGATCGCGTGCTGGTCGACGGCATCAACCTCGTCAAGAAGCACGCCAAGCCCAACCCCATGAAGGGCATCCAGGGCGGCATCGTCGAGAAGGCCATGCCGATCCAGCAGTCCAACGTGGCCATCTACAACAAGGCGAGCGGCAAGGCCGATCGCGTCGGCATCAAGACCCTGCAGGACGGCACCCGCGTGCGCGTGTTCAAGTCCAGCGGCGAAGAGATCAAGGCCTGA
- the rpmJ gene encoding 50S ribosomal protein L36: protein MRVSASVKKICRNCKIIRRKGVVRVICTDPRHKQRQG from the coding sequence ATGAGAGTGTCAGCTTCGGTCAAGAAAATTTGCCGTAACTGCAAGATCATCCGTCGCAAGGGTGTGGTTCGCGTCATCTGCACCGACCCGCGTCACAAGCAGCGCCAGGGCTGA
- the secY gene encoding preprotein translocase subunit SecY yields the protein MATGANQVAKTGKYGDLRRRLFFLLGALVVYRIGAHIPVPGINPDQLRQLFQSQQGGILNLFNMFSGGALSRFTVFALGIMPYISASIIMQLMTYVMPAFEALKKEGQSGQRKITQYTRYGTLGLSTFQSFGIAVALEASQGLVISPGWGFRLTAVVSLTAGSLFLMWLGEQITERGLGNGISILIFAGIAAGLPGAVGGLMELVRTGAMSIIVALFIVAVVCLVTYFVVFVERGQRKILVNYARRQVGNKVYGGQSSHLPLKLNMAGVIPPIFASSIILLPATVVGWFSTGDSMLWLKDIASTLSPGQPIYVLLYATAIIFFCFFYTALVFNSRETADNLKKSGAFIPGIRPGEQTAKYIDKILMRLTLVGAIYVTLVCLLPEFLILRYNVPFYFGGTSLLILVVVTMDFMAQVQNYMMSQQYESLLKKANFKTTVGG from the coding sequence GTGGCTACTGGCGCAAACCAAGTCGCAAAGACAGGCAAGTACGGCGATCTGCGCCGCCGCCTGTTCTTTTTGCTGGGCGCGCTGGTCGTGTACCGGATCGGCGCGCACATTCCCGTGCCTGGCATCAACCCGGACCAGTTGCGTCAACTGTTCCAGAGCCAGCAGGGCGGCATCCTGAACCTGTTCAACATGTTCTCGGGCGGGGCGCTGTCGCGCTTCACCGTGTTCGCGCTGGGCATCATGCCGTACATTTCGGCGTCGATCATCATGCAGTTGATGACCTACGTCATGCCCGCGTTCGAGGCCCTCAAGAAAGAGGGCCAGTCCGGGCAGCGCAAGATCACCCAGTACACCCGCTACGGCACGCTGGGCCTGTCCACGTTCCAGTCCTTCGGCATCGCCGTCGCGCTGGAGGCCTCGCAGGGCCTGGTCATCAGCCCGGGCTGGGGCTTTCGCCTGACGGCGGTGGTCAGCCTGACGGCGGGCAGCCTGTTTCTGATGTGGCTGGGCGAGCAGATCACCGAGCGCGGCCTGGGCAACGGCATCTCGATCCTGATCTTCGCGGGCATCGCGGCCGGCCTGCCGGGCGCCGTGGGCGGCCTGATGGAGCTGGTGCGTACGGGTGCCATGAGCATCATCGTGGCACTGTTCATCGTCGCCGTGGTGTGCCTGGTGACCTATTTCGTGGTGTTCGTCGAACGCGGCCAGCGCAAGATCCTGGTCAACTACGCGCGCCGCCAGGTGGGCAACAAGGTGTACGGCGGGCAATCGTCGCATCTGCCGCTCAAGCTGAACATGGCCGGCGTGATTCCGCCCATCTTCGCTTCGTCGATCATCCTGCTGCCGGCCACGGTGGTGGGCTGGTTCAGCACCGGCGACTCGATGCTGTGGCTCAAGGACATCGCCTCCACGCTGTCGCCGGGCCAGCCGATCTACGTGCTGCTGTACGCCACGGCGATCATCTTCTTCTGCTTCTTCTACACGGCGCTGGTGTTCAACAGCCGCGAGACCGCCGACAACCTGAAAAAGAGCGGGGCGTTCATTCCGGGCATTCGTCCGGGAGAGCAGACCGCCAAGTACATCGACAAGATCCTGATGCGGCTGACGCTGGTGGGCGCCATCTACGTGACGCTGGTCTGCCTGCTGCCCGAGTTCCTGATCTTGCGCTACAACGTGCCGTTCTACTTCGGCGGCACCTCGTTGCTGATTCTGGTGGTGGTCACCATGGACTTCATGGCCCAGGTGCAGAACTACATGATGAGCCAGCAGTACGAGTCGCTGCTCAAGAAGGCCAATTTCAAGACCACCGTTGGCGGCTGA
- the rpsM gene encoding 30S ribosomal protein S13 yields the protein MARIAGINIPPHQHTEIGLTAIFGIGRQRARDICDACGIAYSKKVKDLTDGDQEKIRDQIAKYTIEGDLRRETTMNIKRLMDIGCYRGFRHRRGLPMRGQRTRTNARTRKGPRKAAQSLKK from the coding sequence ATGGCACGTATTGCTGGTATCAACATTCCGCCGCATCAGCACACCGAAATCGGCCTGACGGCGATCTTCGGCATCGGCCGTCAGCGCGCGCGCGACATCTGCGACGCCTGCGGCATCGCCTACTCCAAGAAGGTCAAGGACCTGACGGACGGCGACCAGGAAAAGATCCGCGACCAGATCGCCAAGTACACGATCGAGGGCGACCTGCGCCGCGAGACCACGATGAACATCAAGCGCTTGATGGACATCGGCTGCTACCGGGGTTTCCGCCACCGCCGCGGCCTGCCGATGCGCGGCCAGCGTACGCGCACCAACGCACGCACGCGCAAGGGTCCGCGCAAGGCCGCGCAGTCGCTGAAGAAATAA
- a CDS encoding cbb3-type cytochrome c oxidase subunit I: protein MDSAILSLLGAFLLSIIGLFVFIWSLRKGLLMENPKAAATIFARGEVGKADDPALGEQAQGRFQQAVTAAHGEGEGEAEDPQDIEQRVEADNSTAFPVFMFIAFACMWLLLGSIAGLTASLKLHWPDWLVSDAWMTFGRIRTIHLTAVLYGWITNAALGIIVWLLPRLLRTRLHGPMWVMMGGALINVGIASAIGAIGSGWTAGMEYLEIPWQIGIFLVAGFVCIIGSVLYTLVNRKVESLYVSVWYHVAALLWISLLFIVAKLPGVHFGVEQATTNWWYGHNVLGLWFTPVSIGAIYYFLPKVIGRRVRSYNLSLLGFWTLAFFYAQVGGHHLVGGPVPGWLITLSIVQSMMMIIPVIAFSINMAGTMWGRMHLARYSPTLRFMMFGGFMYMLSSLQGSFEALRSVQQVAHFTHFTVAHAHLGAYGFVTMVLFGAIYFMLPRVLHWEWPYPRLISLHFWLAAIGIGIYFVFLTYGGWLQGLAMLDASKPFIESVRVTIPYLEWRSVGGSLMVLSHLIFVGHFLAMVLRFGPSRTGAALFAPAQAKLEMAHGK from the coding sequence ATGGACAGCGCCATTCTGAGTTTGCTGGGTGCCTTCTTGCTATCGATCATCGGGCTCTTTGTCTTCATCTGGTCGTTGCGCAAGGGGCTGTTGATGGAGAACCCCAAGGCCGCGGCGACGATCTTCGCCCGCGGCGAGGTCGGCAAGGCGGACGACCCGGCGCTGGGCGAGCAGGCGCAGGGGCGCTTCCAGCAGGCGGTGACCGCCGCGCACGGCGAGGGCGAGGGCGAGGCCGAGGACCCGCAGGACATCGAGCAGCGCGTGGAGGCCGACAACTCTACGGCGTTTCCGGTCTTCATGTTCATCGCCTTCGCCTGCATGTGGCTGCTGCTGGGCTCCATCGCCGGCCTGACGGCGTCGCTCAAGCTGCACTGGCCCGACTGGCTGGTGTCCGACGCGTGGATGACCTTCGGCCGCATCCGCACCATCCACCTAACGGCCGTGCTGTACGGCTGGATCACCAACGCGGCGCTGGGCATCATCGTCTGGCTGCTGCCGCGCCTGCTGCGCACCCGCCTGCACGGCCCGATGTGGGTGATGATGGGCGGCGCGCTGATCAACGTCGGCATCGCCAGCGCCATTGGCGCCATCGGCTCGGGCTGGACGGCGGGCATGGAGTACCTGGAGATCCCGTGGCAGATCGGCATCTTCCTGGTGGCGGGCTTCGTCTGCATCATCGGCTCGGTGCTCTACACCCTGGTCAACCGCAAGGTCGAGTCGCTGTACGTGAGCGTCTGGTACCACGTGGCGGCGCTGCTGTGGATCTCGCTGCTGTTCATCGTGGCCAAGCTGCCGGGCGTGCACTTCGGGGTGGAGCAGGCCACGACCAACTGGTGGTACGGCCACAACGTGCTGGGCCTGTGGTTCACGCCGGTCAGCATCGGCGCCATCTACTACTTCCTGCCCAAGGTGATCGGGCGGCGCGTGCGCTCGTACAACCTGTCGCTGCTGGGCTTCTGGACACTGGCCTTCTTCTACGCCCAGGTGGGCGGCCACCACCTGGTGGGCGGGCCGGTGCCGGGCTGGCTGATCACGCTGTCGATCGTGCAGAGCATGATGATGATCATCCCGGTCATCGCGTTCTCCATCAACATGGCCGGCACCATGTGGGGGCGCATGCACCTGGCGCGCTACTCGCCCACGCTGCGCTTCATGATGTTCGGCGGCTTCATGTACATGCTGTCGTCGCTGCAGGGCTCGTTCGAGGCGCTGCGCAGCGTCCAGCAGGTGGCGCACTTCACCCACTTCACGGTGGCGCACGCGCACCTGGGCGCCTACGGCTTCGTCACCATGGTGCTGTTCGGCGCCATCTACTTCATGCTGCCGCGCGTGCTGCACTGGGAATGGCCGTACCCGCGCCTGATCTCGCTGCACTTCTGGCTGGCGGCCATCGGCATCGGCATCTACTTCGTCTTCCTGACCTACGGCGGCTGGCTGCAGGGCCTGGCCATGCTGGACGCCAGCAAGCCCTTCATCGAGTCGGTGCGGGTGACGATTCCCTACCTGGAGTGGCGCAGCGTGGGCGGCTCGCTGATGGTGCTCAGCCACCTGATCTTCGTTGGCCACTTCCTGGCCATGGTGCTGCGCTTCGGCCCGTCGCGCACCGGGGCCGCGCTGTTCGCGCCCGCGCAAGCCAAGCTGGAGATGGCCCATGGAAAATGA
- the rplE gene encoding 50S ribosomal protein L5, whose protein sequence is MARLQQHYREKVAPELIKKFGYKSPMEVPRITKITLNMGVSEAVADKKIMDNAVADLTKIAGQKPVVTKAKKAIAGFKIREQQAIGTMVTLRGARMYEFLDRFVTVALPRVRDFRGISGRSFDGRGNYNVGVKEQIIFPEIEYDKVDALRGLNISITTTAKNDEECKALLAGFRFPFKN, encoded by the coding sequence ATGGCACGACTGCAACAACACTACCGCGAAAAAGTGGCGCCCGAGCTGATCAAGAAGTTCGGCTACAAATCGCCCATGGAGGTGCCGCGCATCACCAAGATCACGCTCAACATGGGCGTGAGCGAGGCCGTGGCCGACAAGAAGATCATGGACAACGCCGTCGCCGACCTGACCAAGATCGCCGGCCAGAAGCCCGTCGTCACCAAGGCCAAGAAGGCCATCGCCGGCTTCAAGATCCGCGAGCAGCAGGCCATCGGCACCATGGTGACCCTGCGCGGCGCGCGCATGTACGAGTTTCTCGACCGCTTCGTCACCGTGGCGCTGCCGCGCGTGCGCGACTTCCGCGGCATCTCGGGGCGCTCCTTCGACGGCCGCGGCAACTACAACGTGGGCGTCAAAGAGCAGATCATCTTCCCCGAGATCGAGTACGACAAGGTCGACGCCCTGCGCGGCCTGAACATCTCCATCACGACGACGGCCAAGAACGACGAGGAGTGCAAGGCGCTGCTCGCGGGCTTCCGTTTCCCGTTCAAGAACTGA
- the rplR gene encoding 50S ribosomal protein L18: MMTKKEQRLRRARQTRIRIATQGVARLTVNRTNLHIYAAVISGDGARVLASASTAEAEMRKQLGGAGKGANVAAAQVIGKRIAERAKAAGVEQVAFDRAGFAYHGRVKALAEAAREAGLQF; this comes from the coding sequence ATGATGACCAAGAAAGAGCAGCGTCTTCGCCGTGCCCGCCAGACGCGCATCCGCATCGCGACGCAAGGCGTGGCCCGCCTGACCGTCAACCGCACCAACCTGCACATCTACGCCGCCGTCATTTCCGGCGACGGCGCGCGCGTGCTGGCCAGCGCTTCCACGGCCGAAGCCGAGATGCGCAAGCAGCTGGGCGGCGCGGGCAAGGGCGCCAACGTGGCGGCCGCGCAGGTGATCGGCAAGCGTATCGCCGAGCGTGCCAAGGCCGCCGGCGTCGAGCAGGTGGCGTTCGACCGCGCCGGTTTTGCGTATCACGGCCGCGTCAAGGCGCTGGCCGAGGCAGCCCGCGAAGCGGGCCTGCAGTTCTGA
- the rpsN gene encoding 30S ribosomal protein S14: MAKTALIERELKREKLVAKYAKKHAELKAIANDAKRGDDERAQARLALQKLPRNANPTRQRNRCEITGRPRGTFRQFGLGRAKVRELAFEGQIPGVTKASW; encoded by the coding sequence GTGGCAAAAACCGCTTTGATCGAGCGCGAACTCAAGCGCGAGAAACTGGTCGCCAAGTACGCCAAGAAGCATGCCGAGCTGAAGGCCATCGCCAACGACGCCAAGCGTGGCGATGACGAGCGCGCGCAGGCCCGCCTGGCGCTGCAGAAGCTGCCGCGCAACGCCAACCCGACGCGCCAGCGCAACCGCTGCGAAATCACCGGCCGCCCGCGTGGCACGTTCCGCCAGTTCGGCCTGGGCCGCGCCAAGGTGCGCGAGCTGGCGTTCGAGGGCCAGATCCCCGGCGTCACCAAGGCCAGCTGGTAA
- the rpmD gene encoding 50S ribosomal protein L30 — MTQQTKTVKVQLVRSPIGCKMDHRATVRGLGLRKLNSVRELQDTPAVRGMINKIDYLVRIV, encoded by the coding sequence ATGACACAGCAAACCAAGACCGTCAAGGTCCAACTGGTGCGCAGCCCCATCGGCTGCAAGATGGACCACCGCGCCACCGTGCGTGGCCTGGGCCTGCGCAAGCTCAACAGCGTGCGCGAGCTGCAGGACACGCCCGCGGTGCGCGGCATGATCAACAAGATCGACTACCTGGTCCGCATCGTCTGA
- the rpsE gene encoding 30S ribosomal protein S5, whose product MARFQARTQGDGPEDGLREKMISVNRVTKVVKGGRILGFAALTVVGDGDGRVGMGKGKSKEVPAAVQKAMDEARRNLRKVSLKDGTIHHNVTGHHGAATVMMAPAPRGTGIIAGGPMRAVFEVLGITDIVAKSHGTSNPYNMVRATLDALNNCTTASEVAAKRGKSVEDIFTA is encoded by the coding sequence ATGGCAAGGTTTCAGGCAAGAACGCAAGGTGACGGTCCGGAGGACGGCCTGCGCGAGAAGATGATTTCGGTCAACCGCGTGACCAAGGTGGTCAAGGGCGGCCGGATTCTGGGTTTTGCCGCGCTCACCGTGGTGGGCGATGGCGATGGCCGTGTCGGCATGGGCAAGGGCAAGTCCAAGGAAGTGCCCGCCGCCGTGCAGAAGGCCATGGACGAGGCGCGCCGCAACCTGCGCAAGGTCTCGCTCAAAGACGGCACCATCCACCACAACGTGACGGGCCACCACGGCGCCGCCACCGTGATGATGGCGCCCGCGCCGCGCGGCACCGGCATCATCGCCGGCGGCCCGATGCGCGCGGTGTTCGAGGTGCTGGGCATCACCGATATCGTGGCCAAGAGCCACGGCACGTCCAACCCCTACAACATGGTGCGTGCCACGCTGGATGCGCTGAACAACTGCACCACGGCCTCCGAAGTGGCGGCCAAGCGCGGCAAGTCGGTCGAAGACATCTTCACCGCCTGA
- the rpsD gene encoding 30S ribosomal protein S4 gives MARYLGPKAKLSRREGTDLFLKSARRSITDKVKFESKPGQHGRTSGQRTSDYGLQLREKQKVKRMYGVLEKQFRRYFAEAERRRGNTGSNLLSLLESRLDNVVYRMGFGSTRAEARQLVSHKAVTVNGQPVNIPSYLVKAGDVVAVREKSKKQTRVLEALQLAGQVGFPGWVEVNADKAEGTFKKVPDRDEFGADINESLIVELYSR, from the coding sequence GTGGCACGCTATCTCGGCCCCAAGGCCAAACTCTCCCGCCGTGAAGGCACCGACCTGTTCCTGAAGAGCGCGCGCCGCTCGATCACCGACAAGGTCAAGTTCGAATCCAAGCCCGGCCAGCACGGCCGCACCTCGGGCCAGCGAACCTCCGACTACGGCCTGCAGCTGCGCGAGAAGCAGAAGGTCAAGCGCATGTACGGCGTGCTGGAGAAGCAGTTCCGCCGTTACTTCGCCGAGGCCGAGCGCCGCCGCGGCAACACCGGCTCCAACCTGCTGTCGCTGCTGGAGTCGCGCCTGGACAACGTGGTCTACCGCATGGGCTTCGGCTCCACCCGCGCCGAGGCGCGCCAGCTGGTGTCGCACAAGGCGGTCACCGTCAACGGCCAGCCGGTCAATATCCCGTCGTACTTGGTCAAGGCCGGCGACGTGGTGGCCGTGCGCGAGAAGTCCAAGAAGCAGACGCGCGTGCTCGAGGCGCTGCAACTGGCCGGCCAGGTGGGTTTCCCGGGCTGGGTCGAGGTCAATGCCGACAAGGCCGAAGGCACGTTCAAGAAGGTGCCGGACCGCGACGAGTTCGGCGCGGACATCAACGAGTCGCTGATCGTCGAACTGTACTCGCGCTGA
- the rplQ gene encoding 50S ribosomal protein L17, with product MRHGHGLRKLNRTSSHRLAMLRNMMNSLIAHEAIKTTVPKAKELRRVIEPMITLAKNDSVANRRLAFARLRDDASVAKLFTDLGPRFKARPGGYTRILKMGFRVGDNAPMAFVELLDRPEAGDEPKAE from the coding sequence ATGCGACACGGTCACGGCCTGCGCAAACTCAACCGCACCAGCTCGCATCGCCTGGCGATGCTGCGCAACATGATGAACTCGCTGATTGCCCACGAGGCGATCAAGACCACGGTCCCCAAGGCCAAGGAACTGCGCCGCGTGATCGAGCCCATGATCACCCTGGCCAAGAACGACAGCGTGGCCAACCGCCGCCTGGCCTTTGCCCGCCTGCGCGACGACGCCAGCGTGGCCAAGCTGTTCACCGACCTGGGTCCGCGCTTCAAGGCCCGTCCGGGCGGCTACACGCGCATCCTGAAGATGGGCTTTCGCGTCGGCGACAACGCACCGATGGCCTTCGTTGAGCTGCTGGATCGCCCCGAAGCGGGTGACGAGCCCAAGGCCGAATAA
- the rplO gene encoding 50S ribosomal protein L15, producing MELNSIKPGDGAKRPRRRVGRGIGSGLGKTAGRGHKGQKSRSGGYHKVGFEGGQMPMQRRLPKRGFKSASLKYNAEITLGELDRLGQAEVNLLTLKQAGLVRELARVVKVIKSGELTRAVKLTGIGATAGAKAAIEAAGGALA from the coding sequence ATGGAACTCAACAGCATCAAACCCGGTGACGGCGCCAAGCGCCCGCGCCGCCGCGTCGGGCGCGGCATCGGCTCCGGCCTGGGCAAGACGGCCGGCCGCGGCCACAAGGGCCAGAAGTCCCGTTCGGGCGGCTACCACAAGGTCGGCTTCGAAGGCGGCCAGATGCCCATGCAGCGTCGCCTGCCCAAGCGCGGTTTCAAGTCGGCCTCGCTCAAGTACAACGCCGAGATCACTCTGGGTGAGCTCGACCGCCTGGGCCAGGCCGAGGTGAACCTGCTCACGCTCAAGCAGGCGGGGCTGGTGCGCGAGCTGGCCCGCGTGGTCAAGGTCATCAAGAGCGGCGAGCTGACCCGTGCCGTCAAGCTGACGGGCATCGGCGCGACGGCGGGTGCCAAGGCGGCCATCGAGGCGGCCGGCGGCGCGCTGGCTTGA
- the rplN gene encoding 50S ribosomal protein L14, which yields MIQTESRLEVADNTGAKSVMCIKVLGGSKRRYASVGDIIKVSVKEAAPRGRVKKGEIYSAVVVRTAKGIRRGDGSLIKFDGNAAVLLNNKLEPIGTRIFGPVTRELRTERFMKIVSLAPEVL from the coding sequence ATGATCCAGACTGAATCCAGGCTCGAGGTCGCCGACAACACCGGCGCCAAGTCCGTCATGTGCATCAAGGTGCTGGGCGGTTCCAAGCGGCGTTACGCCAGCGTGGGCGACATCATCAAGGTGAGCGTGAAAGAGGCCGCCCCGCGCGGCCGCGTCAAGAAGGGCGAGATCTACAGCGCCGTCGTGGTGCGCACCGCCAAGGGCATCCGCCGCGGCGACGGCTCGCTCATCAAGTTCGACGGCAACGCCGCCGTGCTGCTCAACAACAAGCTGGAGCCCATCGGCACCCGCATCTTCGGCCCGGTCACGCGCGAGCTGCGCACCGAGCGCTTCATGAAGATCGTGTCGCTCGCTCCCGAAGTCCTGTAA
- the rpsK gene encoding 30S ribosomal protein S11 codes for MAKAPASNAAQRVRKKVRKNIADGIAHVHASFNNTIITITDRQGNALSWASSGGQGFKGSRKSTPFAAQVASEVAGRAAIDQGIKNLDVEIKGPGPGRESSVRALAALGIRINSISDVTPVPHNGCRPQKRRRI; via the coding sequence ATGGCCAAAGCTCCCGCCAGCAACGCCGCGCAACGCGTTCGCAAGAAAGTCCGCAAGAACATCGCGGACGGCATTGCGCACGTGCACGCGTCGTTCAACAACACCATCATCACCATCACCGACCGCCAGGGCAACGCCTTGTCGTGGGCGTCCTCGGGTGGCCAGGGTTTCAAGGGCTCGCGCAAGTCCACGCCGTTCGCCGCCCAGGTGGCGTCCGAAGTGGCCGGCCGCGCGGCCATCGACCAGGGCATCAAGAACCTGGACGTCGAGATCAAGGGCCCCGGCCCTGGCCGCGAGTCCTCGGTGCGCGCCCTGGCCGCGCTGGGCATTCGCATCAACTCCATTTCCGACGTGACGCCGGTGCCGCACAACGGCTGCCGTCCGCAGAAACGCCGCCGGATCTGA
- the rplF gene encoding 50S ribosomal protein L6, which produces MSRIAKMGVSVPAGVDVKIGDEQITVKGSGGELKLATNPLVKVAANGANLSFVPADESREANAMSGTMRQLVNNMVVGVSKGFEKKLNLVGVGFRAQAQGNKLNLSIGFSHPVNFDMPAGLKVETPAPTEIVVKGADRQAVGQMAAVIRAARPPEPYKGKGIRYADEKVVIKETKKK; this is translated from the coding sequence ATGTCGCGTATCGCAAAAATGGGTGTGTCCGTGCCGGCTGGCGTGGACGTCAAGATCGGTGACGAGCAGATCACCGTCAAGGGCAGCGGCGGCGAGCTGAAGCTGGCCACCAACCCGCTGGTCAAGGTCGCCGCCAACGGCGCCAACCTGAGCTTCGTGCCGGCCGACGAATCGCGCGAGGCCAACGCCATGAGCGGCACCATGCGCCAGCTGGTCAACAACATGGTGGTGGGCGTGAGCAAGGGCTTCGAGAAGAAGCTGAACCTGGTCGGCGTGGGTTTCCGCGCCCAGGCCCAGGGCAACAAGCTCAACCTGTCGATCGGTTTTTCGCACCCCGTCAACTTCGACATGCCGGCCGGCCTGAAGGTCGAGACCCCGGCGCCGACCGAGATCGTCGTCAAGGGCGCCGATCGCCAGGCCGTCGGCCAGATGGCTGCCGTGATCCGCGCCGCTCGTCCGCCCGAGCCCTACAAGGGTAAGGGCATCCGCTATGCGGACGAGAAGGTGGTGATCAAGGAAACCAAGAAGAAATAA
- the rpoA gene encoding DNA-directed RNA polymerase subunit alpha has translation MQSQLLKPKAIHVEPLSEHKAKVTLEPFERGYGHTLGNALRRVLLSSMVGYAPTEVTIAGVVHEYSSIDGVQEDVVNILLNLKGVVFKLHNRDEVTLSLRKDGEGVVTAADIQTPHDVEIVNPQHVIANLSQGGKLDMQIKVEKGRGYVPGTLRRYADETTKSIGRIVLDASYSPVKRVSYAVENARVEQRTDLDKLVMEIETNGAITAEEAVRASAKILVEQLAVFAQLEGPAIDGLFEPTAQRAPTTFDPILLRPVDELELTVRSANCLKAENIYYIGDLIQRTENELLKTPNLGRKSLNEIKEVLASRGLTLGMKLENWPPSGLDKR, from the coding sequence ATGCAAAGCCAATTGCTGAAACCCAAAGCCATCCACGTCGAGCCCTTGAGCGAGCACAAGGCCAAGGTCACGCTCGAGCCCTTCGAGCGCGGCTATGGGCACACCCTGGGCAACGCCCTGCGCCGCGTGCTGCTGTCGTCCATGGTGGGCTACGCGCCCACCGAGGTGACGATCGCCGGCGTGGTGCACGAATACTCCAGCATCGACGGCGTCCAGGAGGACGTGGTCAACATCCTGCTCAACTTGAAGGGCGTGGTGTTCAAGCTGCACAACCGCGACGAGGTCACGCTCAGCCTGCGCAAGGACGGCGAGGGCGTGGTCACCGCGGCCGACATCCAGACGCCGCACGACGTCGAGATCGTCAACCCGCAGCACGTCATCGCCAACCTGTCGCAAGGCGGCAAGCTGGACATGCAGATCAAGGTCGAGAAGGGCCGCGGCTACGTGCCCGGCACGCTGCGCCGCTACGCCGACGAGACCACCAAGTCGATCGGCCGCATCGTGCTCGACGCCTCGTATTCGCCGGTCAAGCGCGTCAGCTACGCGGTCGAGAACGCGCGCGTCGAGCAGCGCACCGACCTGGACAAGCTGGTGATGGAGATCGAGACCAACGGCGCCATCACCGCCGAGGAGGCGGTGCGCGCGTCGGCCAAGATCCTGGTCGAGCAGCTGGCGGTGTTCGCGCAGCTCGAAGGCCCGGCGATCGACGGCCTGTTCGAGCCGACCGCCCAGCGCGCCCCGACGACGTTCGACCCGATCCTGCTGCGTCCGGTCGATGAGCTGGAGCTGACGGTGCGCTCGGCCAACTGCCTGAAGGCCGAGAACATCTACTACATCGGCGATCTGATCCAGCGCACCGAGAACGAGCTGCTCAAGACCCCCAACCTGGGCCGCAAGTCGCTCAACGAGATCAAGGAAGTGCTGGCCTCGCGCGGCCTCACCCTGGGCATGAAGCTCGAAAACTGGCCCCCGTCGGGTCTGGACAAGCGCTGA
- the rpsH gene encoding 30S ribosomal protein S8, translating into MSMSDPIADLLTRIRNAQMVAKQTVSVPSSKVKVAIAQVLKDEGYIDGFQVKSEAGKSELEIALKYYAGRPVIERIERVSRPGLRVYKGRDAIPQVMNGLGVAIVTTPRGVMTDRKARATGVGGEVLCYVA; encoded by the coding sequence ATGAGCATGAGTGATCCCATTGCCGACCTGCTGACCCGCATCCGCAACGCGCAGATGGTGGCCAAGCAGACCGTGTCGGTGCCGTCGTCCAAGGTCAAGGTGGCCATTGCCCAGGTTCTGAAGGACGAGGGCTACATCGACGGTTTCCAGGTCAAGTCCGAGGCCGGCAAGTCCGAGCTCGAAATCGCCCTCAAGTACTACGCCGGCCGCCCGGTCATCGAGCGCATCGAGCGCGTCAGCCGTCCCGGCCTGCGCGTGTACAAGGGCCGCGACGCCATTCCCCAGGTCATGAACGGCCTGGGCGTGGCCATCGTCACCACCCCCCGCGGCGTGATGACCGACCGCAAGGCGCGTGCCACCGGGGTCGGCGGCGAAGTGCTGTGCTACGTGGCCTAA